TGATTAGAGATTTTACAATTGGAGCTTTGTTGCTGATTATTTCCTTTTGATGAGTTGTGAAGATGGCTTTTTTGATGGAGGAAAACATTTCTGAAAGTGTCAAATAAGATAGTTTCCTAATTTGTTGCTTATGTGGTGTTCAATTGTCACAGGTTCCTGAGGATCCAAGATCGTTTATTATGGAGATAGGGACTGAAGAGATGCCACCTCAAGATGTTATCAACGCTAGTGAACAAGTAAAATTACATTTCATATGGAGAAACTTGatatttctctctctatcaCTCACTCATGGACACTTGAAGGCCGTTCGCTCATGCTACAATACTCgctagattttttttcatgtgtttcttgtttttccttttctgctATGTTCTTTTGATATATTGCACATCAAGTAATAGTCCTTGTTAATATTGCAGCTCAGGGTCTTAGTGCTAGAATTACTAGAGAATCAAAGATTGCGGCATGGTGCTGTGAAAGCATTTGGCACACCCCGCAGGCTAGTGGTAATTACATAACTGATGTCAACTCTATAAAAGCATGAATCTTCCTTTTTGTTCTTCAGCATTTTTgtacgtttttaaaaatttcgcTTATGAGGCTTATTTAAAGCTGGCTTTTGATGTGAGgatgtaaaaattaattttgacgGATTTGAAGGTTTTGGGTTTTTGAAGTACCGTTGAAGCTTTTTGGaatacttcttctttttcttcttcttttaagtaGTTTTAAGTGAAGGCCCCTTTTTCAGGTTTTAGTTGATGCTATGTCCTCGAGGCAGCTGGAAGAGGAGGTTGAAGTTCGAGGACCCCCTGCTTCCAAAGCTTTTGATGATCAAGGAAATCCTACGAaggttattttgttttcctttggtCCTTTTGGTCAAggatattaaaattaacaacGTATTCAAAGTATTTTGGTAGGCATGGGTGGAATTTATCGAAATAGTATCTGGTTCATTTATGTATTTCCCCTTAGGTTTTGTGCGTGCATTGACTGCCTATAGATATGTAGGTATAAATTTTCTCGTTGTTCCTTCCTGCCAGGCTGCAGATGGTTTTAGCCGTAGACATGGCGTTCCTTTGGAAAAATTGTACAGAAAAGTTTCTGGTACGTGCATCCATTTTAGCAAATTCTGTTTGCAGGATCCTATTTTAACTTATGACATTCCTTGCTCTTTGTCTCCTAGGCTGCAATTCtgcttttttcttcatttttaacctcttttttttttttgtatttctttcaGGGAAGACAGAATATGTCCATGCACTAGTTACAGAGCCAGCTCGACTTGCTTTGGAGGTTCTTTTTCCTTTACTCTTTTTGTTATGCTAAGGCAATgttattttcatcttttatgACAGAAATTCATGAAAGACATAGTATATCCATTAAATTAGCATATTATAAATGCTCACATTTTTCCTCTTGCTTTTCATATGGTATACCTCGTATGTTTAGCGTCCTAAGTCCTCTATTTGTTAAGCATACATTCTCGCTCTGGGATCTTGTCTATTATAGGTTCTATCAGAAGATTTACCTGCTATGCTGGCTAAAATATCGTTCCCAAAGTCAATGCGCTGGAACTCTTCAGTATGTAACTTATATCTGTATACTCATACTACTGCTTATATTGCCTAGATTCAGTTGTAAAACAAGGTGTTTTAATTACTGCTATTTATCTGGTGCTGTGATAAGCAGGTAATGTTTAGCAGGCCAATTCGCTGGGTTGTGGCCTTACATGGGGATCTGGTTGTGCCATTCTCCTTTGCTGGCATCTCAAGGTACGTTTACTTGGCTACTCTTGCTTTTCCATGCTTTCTATGGCTTAAATTGGCACGAATTTCCCTCTTGTATTTGGCAGGTATGTTAGAaagatattgaaaatatttgtaaataatataactatcTGTTTCATCTTTGAAATGTAGTGGAAATGTATCTTGTGGACTTCGCAATACTGCTTCAGCATCACTATTGGTAAGAATGTACCTGGCATTGTCGTCTGTAGACATATTTGGATGTCATGCTTCAGATGTGTGCTTTATCGTTTTCTAAATATTGGCAGGTACAGAATGCAGAATCCTATGAAGATACTATGAGGAATTCTGGAATCAATATTGAAATTGAGGCATGTCCTTCATATATTCTTCTCTatccattatatatttataaaaatctttttaacttTCAGCAGGGTGTCagatttctttcatttttgatttttagttatgGATTTATGTAGTCATTTCATTAGTTACCATAATTTATAGGAAAGGAAGAAAATCATTCTTGAGAAGTCAAATGCACTAGCAAAGAGTGTGAATGGACGCCTTGTTGTCCCACAGAACTTACTTAACGAGGTAATTTTGGGATGTTTTTTCATTGGTATGCTCTACAAAGGGCTATCTTTACCTCAAGATACCAAGAAGCCAGTTAATTTGTGGTTTTTGCTAGGTTGCAAATCTCGTCGAAGCTCCTGTGCCCTTAATCGGAAAGTTCAAGGAATCATTCTTAGAACTTCCAGAGGAGCTATTAACTATTGTAAGCTCCTCAGAAACGAAGAATGGTTTTTATACCGTGTAACCTGCTCATAATATCTATTTACTTTCTTATGATTTATCAGCAAGTATGCTTATCTAATTCAAGCCTTGTTATACCCTATAGGTTATGCAGAAGCACCAGAAGTATTTTTCCATTATTGATGATAGTGGACATCTATTGCCTTACTTTATTGCTGTATGACACTCTAGCCTTGCACTGTCTTctgttgcatatatatatatatatatatatatatatatatatatatttttcatttttaatggcataaaacttttttaaatagCTGATGAAACAGAGTGCGAATTTTTTTAGGTTGCCAATGGTGCAATAAATGAGGACGTGgtgaaaaaaggaaatgaaGCAGTTCTCAGGTTGAGATGTGTTATAAGTAGCTAAAATTTATACTCAATTGATAGATAAGAGTAGATCCCTCTTGGCACGTCTTTATTGTTCTATCTGTTTGCATTGCCCTACTTATATGCTGTCAAGTCTTGATAGTGCTCCATGTTAAAAGCTCTCAAAGGTCATGTTTTACATTTGCAGGGCACGTTATGAAGATGCAAAGTTCTTTTATGAGGTGGACACAAGGAAAAGGTTTTCTGATTTCCGAGGTCAGCTACAGGGAATTCTCTTCCATGTAAGTTTTCTTTTGATACATATTTTATACTAGAAGCTGGATACAACAAATTgtcgtacttttttttttttcgccaGTAGTTTCATTGTGGTTTCAGTTACAAGTAAAAAATGCAAATCATTTTATATTGACTTCAGTAGCACATACAGCACAAGCTTCTAATCCATGTTTATGTGAACTAATAGGAAAAGCTGGGGACGATGCTGGATAAGATGAACCGTCTACAAAAGATGGTAACTAAGCTTTGTTTGGCCCTCgaaattgatgaagatgtgcTTCCTGTCGTGGAGGAGGCTGCCTCTCTTGCTATGTCAGACCTTGCAACTGCTGTAGTTACAGAATTTACTGCGCTGTCAGGAATAATGGCTCGCCATTATGCTCTCAGAGATGGCTATTCAGAGCAGGTAGTGGATTCTTCAAGTGTATCTGTGTATGTTTATGGGCTTAAGTTTCCCTTGTGGCAGCTTCTTTTTTGCTTCATAGATTAAGCTACTAGCTTACTATGGTATATATTCATTAGCATGTGctttattattatatgaaatCATGTTCCTGGGATGCAGATAGCAGAAGCTTTGCTGGAGATTACACTTCCTAAATTTTCTGGAGATGTCATCCCAAAAACAGATGCAGGAATGGTTTTGGCAATAGCTGATAGGTAAATCGAAAGCCTAGAATTTTGGTGTCTCTTATTTCTTTCTATGCCAAACGGTTTGTCTTGTGAACACAAAACCATGTTTCTGAGTTTGCGCAGAACCAAATTGCATAATACTTCTGAtatgatgattttgtttgaatttttgtgATCCTATATACTTACACGGTTACACCTATGCTTATTTCTATGACTTTGTAGATTAGATAGCCTTGTTGGTCTATTTGCTGCTGGTTGCCAGCCAAGTTCATCAAATGACCCATTTGGCCTTAGAAGAATATCATATGGCTTagtaagtgtatatatatatgctgatctAAAAAACGAGCAATTATGATTTGCCATTTATGGTTGCATGAAGGTATGGAGGCAAAGTTATACTTACTTTGTATGTATAACACAGGTTCAGATTTTGGTcgaaaaggagaaaaatgtCAACTTCAAAAGTGCTCTAGAACTTGCGGCCAGTGTACAACCAACGAAGGTTGAGGCAAACATTTTAGAAGATGTGAGAATCAAGCCTACTCCCATAGCTTCGGTGGCGTCATATACTATTTCTCATTTTTACAGGTTGTAAACTGTCATCTGAATTGTTTCATGATATAATTAACTGGTCTATTGTTTCTAGGTGTATCAATTTGTTACTCGAAGACTGGAACAGCTACTGGTTCGTGCACTTTTGTGATGCTTCTTTGttgctttctaattttttagaCACAGTTCCCGGCTCTTTAAACTGAAAGACCTTAGGGTCCGGTTCTTGAAACAACGTTCTTTCCTATTTACAGGTTGACAACGGAGTAAGCCCTGAAGTAGTTAGGTCTGTCCTAGCAGAGCGTGGAACCTATCCTTGTCTGGCAGCGCGTACTGCACACAAGGTAAGTGACTTGTGATATAATCCAATAGCAATTAGATATGGAATCAGGTAATAGTTGAGGAGCCTGTGGGCATCATTCTCCTACAAGTCAGATCTTTTGGTGATTGGATTAAGCCTAGCATAGAAGGATACATCccaatttaattggttgaatctCCCTTGGCTATCTAGTATTAGAGATTAGAAACTGGACTAAGACTTGATTATCTTGTGGTTTTGAATGTTGCTGTGTCATAGTTATTTTGCTCCAAAAAAAACGCTAACATCGCTGGTGCATTGGCTGATACCTTGCAGATGGAAAAGCTAAGCAGAGGTGAGATGTTTCCGAAGATAGTGGAAGCATATTCTCGTCCCACACGCATTGTCCGTGGGAAAGACGTTGGTGTTGGAGTTGAGGTACTTGAGGTTTCTATCTGATCAAAGAGCATGTGTGCAAACTTGCAGCTGCTAACATTAAATGATGCAATCAGGTGGATGAGAAGGCATTTGAGACTACCCAAGAGAGAGCGTTGTGGAGCACTTACACCTCTATCAAAGATCAAATTCACACTGGTAACTCCACTTTCTTCTTTACAGCTGGTTTctctcaaacaaacaaacaaaacaaatttcctCACTTGCTTCCAAATTTCAGGTATAGAAATCGAAGAGTTCACTGAGATATCGATGCAATTGGTGGAACCACTAGAGGATTTCTTCAACAATGTGTTTGTGATGGTGGTAAGTTGAAAAGCTTTGTCCACACACTGTACTCGAGCTTTATTGTAGACCGAGAGTGaagttttgaatttgatgatttgCAGGAAGATGAAAGAGTGAGGAAGAACAGACTCGCTCTGCTCAATAACATTGCCAATCTTCCCACAGGAGTCATTGACCTCTCATTTTTGCCCGGATTTTGAGTTCTTGATTGTTTCATAATCTCCACaggaatcatttttttctttgtttcataaccTTATTATAGTTTTGTGTTCTTCCTGAGGAAAATTTCAATGTAAAACTTATGCAATTGAAACTCTTTAGAATAAATTTTAATAGTCTCTATAAAgcaaaaattcaataaaaaaatatgtgtatcatttcaaaaaattcaaatgaaaaacatgtgccaaaaaaattggataatGAGATAACAGCAAGGAGGAGGCCGGCGAAGaagagttaataaaaaaaaaaaaaaaaccaccgaGAGAAACGGCGGTTAGTTATGGAAGAGGAAAAAGCGGCAGCTTACTACGACGAGCTCACGCGTAAAGGAGAAGGAGCTGCTCGTTCCAAGCAAGGCCTCGGCTTCTCCTCCGGTGCCAACGCCGTTCCTGAGAGAGGATCGGCGATCGCATCGTCCTCTTCGTTTCTCAACCAGTTCGTCAAGGCTTCTTCCAACCCAACTAAATCCACTGACAACAAAGACTCCGAGATCCGAACCATCAGAGATAAATTGAAGAAGGATCAGCAACACCCTAGGGTTCCGGAGAGGAGCTCCAGAGAATCGAGTGAACGGCGCCGTAATCGGAGTAGAGAGAGGGATGAGAGAGATAAAAGCCAtacaaggagaagaagcaggagCAGGAGTTCAGAGAGACGTAGTAGGTATGCGGATAGAGAGAGACGGAGAAGCAGGAGCAGGAGTTCAGAGAGGCGTGATAGgtatagagatagagatagtcggaggaggaggaggagccggAGCAGGAGTTCGTCGCCGCCGAGGAGAGAAAGTAGGAGGAGGGAAGAtgttaaggagaagaagattgattaCTCGCGGCTAATCAAAGGCTACGATGAGATGGTATACTCCTTCTCTCAGCCTTCATGGTTACCATACTTAGATGAACTTTTGTTAATTTGCTTCGTAATGTTAGAATCCCTCTAGAGTTTGGGAGTTAGGGTAATAAGAACATAGCAATTAGCTTAACATCCTGAAGCTTCTGTTGGTATTGCAACTAGGAATTGCCTTCATGTACCCACCAATTTACTTGGTAAGCAGGAATAACTAGATGTTTTAAGATAGTAAACCCTTGAGCTCTAATTTGGTTCAACCATTCTTTGTTTATGGAtatagattttgtatttttgtgatcggtgttttttgtgtgtggtttttcattTCCATTGGTATCATAAGGGTTGGGttcttttgttgctttcttGAACAGTCAGCTGCTGGAAAAGTGAAGGCCAAGATGAAGCTCCAGCTTGATGAAACTGGTATGTTAGTCGGTCCCATTTGAGAGATTACTTTGAGTTTCTGTTGTCCATGCGTCTAGCAGCTCGTGATCTGATTCTCCCAGCAACATCTTTTGAGTGGGATCCATCTTTGGAGTGTCACTGTAAAACGGTGGGATGTGTTTTAGTCTTGTTGATATGAATAAGGATTTCTTATTAGTCTAATGCAAGACTATTGTTGCTATTCTAGAAGTTTTGTAGTGAATCATAGCCTTAAGTTGGTTAGTTAAGGGGATAAAGGTGTAAAGCTGAGCTAGGAGAATGTGTTACGGTGTTGGTTGGGAATTAGGTCAGATGACTGAGAATGCTCTCATAAATCAAAGTCTTTATGGTATAGTTCTGTGGAGGGCAGTGTTTTAACTCTTCATCTCTTGGCATTGAGGTTGCAATGTGCATTACTGCTGGGAGTAGACTTTCCCTAGCTTTTCCGTATCAGCATAGCAAAGCAAAACCTAAGTGTTTAGTGACCTCGTAGATCTTCATAGCAACTCTGCATATAAGGAGGATTAGTACAAACCCTTTCCTGGAGATCGTAAATATGTAAATGTATTTACTGGTATAAAGATAAATTACCTGgtgtttgagaaagaagaaaagaacaagaaagatcaTAACTGTCCTTAAAATGAGATCCTTCGCATTGCATACCTTGTGAAAACGTTAATATCAAGCTCATGTTTATCTCTTCTCTTGAAACTGATGTTGTGGTAAAATTGCAGCTGAGAAAGATACCAGTAAGGGTGCAGGATGGGAAAGATTTGAATTCGACAAAGATGCTCCAGTTGATGATGAGGAAGTAGAAGAAGGTCAGTTTACCATGAATTTCTACATTTACTCCTTATGTTTTCGATGTACGATGGAGCTAAAAGCAGAAAATCATCCTTAGTTACTATGTATATACTCTTGATGCTAAAAACTTCATATGCTTGCAGGTACTGATGACGACGCTGCCTTAGTAAAGCGAATGGGACAGAGTTTTAGGTTTTCGGCCATCGAGGTATACTGAGTCATTACCTTACAATTTCGATCTCTAAACAAGTCAcagtttttctttaaatcaGAGCCTCAAACAAATTATATGGTTAAATAAAAACTTGTAGGCGAAACGGGAAGAGCAACTCAAAACCGCACACGATGAGGCCATGTTTGGAGCACCCACATTCCAAACCCATACCGACGCCGAATGTAATGTTACAGAGAATATTGATGTTAAGGACGATGAAGGAGACAGCAACAGTGGCACGATAAGTCTTCTAAGTGAAAAGGTAAAAATCTATTCACTTCTTTTGCTCTCAAACCAATCTCGATTCTTGGAGCTCCA
The sequence above is drawn from the Camelina sativa cultivar DH55 chromosome 4, Cs, whole genome shotgun sequence genome and encodes:
- the LOC104780623 gene encoding uncharacterized protein DDB_G0287625-like, giving the protein MEEEKAAAYYDELTRKGEGAARSKQGLGFSSGANAVPERGSAIASSSSFLNQFVKASSNPTKSTDNKDSEIRTIRDKLKKDQQHPRVPERSSRESSERRRNRSRERDERDKSHTRRRSRSRSSERRSRYADRERRRSRSRSSERRDRYRDRDSRRRRRSRSRSSSPPRRESRRREDVKEKKIDYSRLIKGYDEMSAAGKVKAKMKLQLDETAEKDTSKGAGWERFEFDKDAPVDDEEVEEGTDDDAALVKRMGQSFRFSAIEAKREEQLKTAHDEAMFGAPTFQTHTDAECNVTENIDVKDDEGDSNSGTISLLSEKVLAKQQGSWRDRARKS
- the LOC104791020 gene encoding glycine--tRNA ligase, chloroplastic/mitochondrial 2 isoform X1 is translated as MAILTLSLPLIVSFLRPHASRRFFLLPRSLSHTPFLSRRRFHRTSAVSSASIHHQSYRKPDDDPTTRAASVPTFQQAIQRLQEYWASVGCAVMQPSNTEVGAGTMNPCTFLRVLGPEPWNVAYVEPSIRPDDSRYGENPNRLQRHTQFQVILKPDPGNSQQLFINSLSALGIDVTAHDIRFVEDNWESPVLGAWGLGWEIWMDGMEITQFTYFQQAGSLPLSPVSVEITYGLERIIMLLQEVDHFKKILYADGITYGELFLENEKEMSSYYLEHASVDRLQKHFDYFDEEARSLLALGFPIPAYDQLLKTSHAFNILDARGFIGVTERARYFGRMRSLARQCAQLWLKTRESLGHPLGVASESVLPVCHREALEKMAEKVPEDPRSFIMEIGTEEMPPQDVINASEQLRVLVLELLENQRLRHGAVKAFGTPRRLVVLVDAMSSRQLEEEVEVRGPPASKAFDDQGNPTKAADGFSRRHGVPLEKLYRKVSGKTEYVHALVTEPARLALEVLSEDLPAMLAKISFPKSMRWNSSVMFSRPIRWVVALHGDLVVPFSFAGISSGNVSCGLRNTASASLLVQNAESYEDTMRNSGINIEIEERKKIILEKSNALAKSVNGRLVVPQNLLNEVANLVEAPVPLIGKFKESFLELPEELLTIVMQKHQKYFSIIDDSGHLLPYFIAVANGAINEDVVKKGNEAVLRARYEDAKFFYEVDTRKRFSDFRGQLQGILFHEKLGTMLDKMNRLQKMVTKLCLALEIDEDVLPVVEEAASLAMSDLATAVVTEFTALSGIMARHYALRDGYSEQIAEALLEITLPKFSGDVIPKTDAGMVLAIADRLDSLVGLFAAGCQPSSSNDPFGLRRISYGLVQILVEKEKNVNFKSALELAASVQPTKVEANILEDVRIKPTPIASVYQFVTRRLEQLLVDNGVSPEVVRSVLAERGTYPCLAARTAHKMEKLSRGEMFPKIVEAYSRPTRIVRGKDVGVGVEVDEKAFETTQERALWSTYTSIKDQIHTGIEIEEFTEISMQLVEPLEDFFNNVFVMVEDERVRKNRLALLNNIANLPTGVIDLSFLPGF
- the LOC104791020 gene encoding glycine--tRNA ligase, chloroplastic/mitochondrial 2 isoform X2, which gives rise to MAILTLSLPLIVSFLRPHASRRFFLLPRSLSHTPFLSRRRFHRTSAVSSASIHHQSYRKPDDDPTTRAASVPTFQQAIQRLQEYWASVGCAVMQPSNTEVGAGTMNPCTFLRVLGPEPWNVAYVEPSIRPDDSRYGENPNRLQRHTQFQVILKPDPGNSQQLFINSLSALGIDVTAHDIRFVEDNWESPVLGAWGLGWEIWMDGMEITQFTYFQQAGSLPLSPVSVEITYGLERIIMLLQEVDHFKKILYADGITYGELFLENEKEMSSYYLEHASVDRLQKHFDYFDEEARSLLALGFPIPAYDQLLKTSHAFNILDARGFIGVTERARYFGRMRSLARQCAQLWLKTRESLGHPLGVASESVLPVCHREALEKMAEKVPEDPRSFIMEIGTEEMPPQDVINASEQLRVLVLELLENQRLRHGAVKAFGTPRRLVVLVDAMSSRQLEEEVEVRGPPASKAFDDQGNPTKAADGFSRRHGVPLEKLYRKVSGKTEYVHALVTEPARLALEVLSEDLPAMLAKISFPKSMRWNSSVMFSRPIRWVVALHGDLVVPFSFAGISSGNVSCGLRNTASASLLVQNAESYEDTMRNSGINIEIEERKKIILEKSNALAKSVNGRLVVPQNLLNEVANLVEAPVPLIGKFKESFLELPEELLTIVMQKHQKYFSIIDDSGHLLPYFIAVANGAINEDVVKKGNEAVLRARYEDAKFFYEVDTRKRFSDFRGQLQGILFHEKLGTMLDKMNRLQKMVTKLCLALEIDEDVLPVVEEAASLAMSDLATAVVTEFTALSGIMARHYALRDGYSEQIAEALLEITLPKFSGDVIPKTDAGMVLAIADRLDSLVGLFAAGCQPSSSNDPFGLRRISYGLVQILVEKEKNVNFKSALELAASVQPTKVEANILEDVYQFVTRRLEQLLVDNGVSPEVVRSVLAERGTYPCLAARTAHKMEKLSRGEMFPKIVEAYSRPTRIVRGKDVGVGVEVDEKAFETTQERALWSTYTSIKDQIHTGIEIEEFTEISMQLVEPLEDFFNNVFVMVEDERVRKNRLALLNNIANLPTGVIDLSFLPGF